A region of Bacillus sp. SM2101 DNA encodes the following proteins:
- a CDS encoding CPCC family cysteine-rich protein, with the protein MKYTCPCCGYITLNEEPPGTYEICSICFWEDDLVQFNDPDYEGGANIPTLRQAQRNYLKFGACDELSINSVREPLIDEIKDCNWKILSQIK; encoded by the coding sequence TTGAAATATACTTGTCCATGCTGCGGCTACATAACCTTAAATGAAGAACCGCCTGGAACATATGAGATTTGCAGTATTTGTTTTTGGGAAGATGACCTTGTTCAATTTAATGATCCTGATTATGAAGGTGGAGCAAATATACCTACACTAAGACAAGCACAGAGAAATTATTTAAAATTTGGGGCTTGTGATGAACTATCTATAAATTCTGTAAGGGAACCTTTGATAGATGAAATCAAGGATTGCAATTGGAAAATATTATCTCAAATTAAGTAA
- a CDS encoding DNA/RNA non-specific endonuclease, translating to MKMNYLILLLTFIFMVGCSNLEDASITDAKTDPQEATTAETNKNSEKEETITTVVDEQEVEETPTQPNNDQFSGYKLIEVDGGDSSGYREPNVVVDIGYGDRKYWAFTNEYGQLVRVIADEIIIQNDSNEPVLSSGRYYSDEAKVPGVESDVLDEGHIIADSLGGVSNAYNITPQDSTLNRHGDQAYMEDVIRSASGATNFEAIIIYPNTETQIPSSYQYTYTLMGNEIVNTFDNVNPDEVNSSLGLTGSEPSDSTSSNTNGDISNVDTNGNGQVTIKEAKAAGFSMPITSDHWLYPYMHDADKDGMVGE from the coding sequence ATGAAAATGAACTATTTAATCTTACTTTTAACGTTCATCTTTATGGTTGGTTGTAGCAACTTAGAAGATGCATCCATTACAGATGCAAAAACAGACCCACAAGAAGCAACCACAGCTGAAACAAATAAAAATAGCGAAAAAGAAGAAACTATCACTACGGTTGTTGATGAACAAGAAGTAGAGGAAACACCAACCCAACCAAATAATGACCAGTTCTCAGGATACAAACTTATTGAAGTTGATGGTGGTGATTCGTCTGGATATCGTGAACCTAACGTCGTCGTAGACATTGGTTACGGTGACCGTAAATATTGGGCATTTACTAATGAATACGGGCAACTAGTACGTGTCATTGCTGACGAAATCATTATACAAAATGACAGTAACGAGCCTGTATTATCGTCTGGCAGATACTATTCTGATGAGGCAAAAGTTCCTGGCGTCGAAAGTGACGTTTTAGATGAAGGACATATAATTGCTGATTCTCTCGGAGGGGTATCGAATGCTTACAATATTACCCCACAAGATAGTACACTCAACCGACATGGTGATCAAGCTTATATGGAAGACGTGATCCGTAGCGCAAGTGGAGCTACTAATTTTGAAGCAATTATCATCTATCCGAATACGGAAACGCAGATTCCTTCAAGTTATCAGTACACCTATACTTTAATGGGTAACGAGATTGTTAATACATTTGACAATGTGAACCCTGATGAAGTAAACTCATCACTCGGTTTAACAGGCAGTGAGCCTTCCGATTCAACTAGTTCAAACACAAACGGTGATATTTCTAATGTTGATACAAACGGTAATGGACAGGTGACGATTAAAGAAGCAAAAGCTGCAGGTTTCAGTATGCCAATAACGAGTGATCATTGGTTATACCCCTATATGCACGATGCTGATAAGGACGGTATGGTAGGTGAGTAA
- a CDS encoding helix-turn-helix transcriptional regulator encodes MKHGVRNCVKEYRKKKGFTQGELAERIAVTRQTIIAIEKQRYEPSIGTAIKLATVLECSLDKLFWIEGE; translated from the coding sequence ATGAAACATGGAGTACGTAATTGCGTAAAGGAGTATAGGAAGAAAAAAGGTTTTACACAAGGTGAATTAGCTGAGAGAATTGCTGTTACTCGACAAACGATTATTGCCATAGAAAAACAACGCTATGAACCATCTATAGGAACAGCTATTAAATTAGCTACTGTTTTAGAGTGTTCTCTTGATAAGTTATTTTGGATTGAAGGAGAGTAA